One Helianthus annuus cultivar XRQ/B chromosome 12, HanXRQr2.0-SUNRISE, whole genome shotgun sequence genomic region harbors:
- the LOC110897114 gene encoding LOW QUALITY PROTEIN: uncharacterized protein LOC110897114 (The sequence of the model RefSeq protein was modified relative to this genomic sequence to represent the inferred CDS: inserted 1 base in 1 codon; substituted 1 base at 1 genomic stop codon), which produces MALEWVVLGYTAAAKAIMILLLTLLCLHSFRKDLIALTTSLLKLFISVVPLCLFLLADIYWKYQTKPSYHSHDCSPSEHLRHXKSIMKSQRNXLLIASALDFYWILYSVTKLVVCVEELSQRIQKLKNKE; this is translated from the exons ATGGCATTAGAATGGGTGGTTCTAGGCTACACCGCGGCAGCTAAAGCCATCATGATCCTCCTCCTCACCCTCCTATGCCTCCACTCCTTCCGCAAAGACCTGATTGCCCTCACCACCAGCCTCCTAAAACTCTTCATCTCTGTTGTCCCCTTATGCCTCTTCCTCTTAGCCGACATCTACTGGAAGTACCAAACCAAGCCTAGCTACCACTCACATGATTGCTCCCCCTCCGAACACCTCCGCCACTAGAAATCCATCATGAAGAGCCAGCGTA GCCTTCTCATTGCTTCTGCGCTTGATTTTTACTGGATTTTGTACTCCGTTACGAAACTTGTTGTGTGTGTGGAGGAGTTGAGTCAGCGGATTCAGAAGCTGAAGAATAAGGAGTGA
- the LOC110893530 gene encoding uncharacterized protein LOC110893530, whose product MDFPTDSFPLDTDSSLSSDDDTLDFFDTVYNELEGLSRPNKKMMDRDRIHAIEVLMKDYFVENQVYNAKTFRNRFRLPKDLFLKIVANIEAGEEWFQEGYDGRGTRSLTSIQKCTSAIRQLATGNPTDEFNEYLAMSARTSRECWQFFCNAIIKL is encoded by the coding sequence ATGGATTTTCCAACCGATTCATTTCCGCTAGACACCGATAGCTCTTTGTCTTCAGACGATGACACGCTTGATTTTTTTGATACGGTGTATAACGAACTTGAAGGTTTGAGCCGCCCAAATAAGAAAATGATGGATCGTGATCGTATACATGCCATCGAAGTGTTAATGAAGGATTATTTTGTGGAGAATCAGGTCTACAATGCCAAAACGTTTAGGAATCGGTTTCGTTTAccaaaagatttatttttaaagattgtagCAAACATCGAAGCAGGCGAagaatggtttcaagaaggttaTGACGGGAGGGGCACACGAAGTCTCACGTCGATACAAAAATGCAcatccgccattcgccaactagctaCTGGTAACCCTACCGATGAATTTAATGAATACTTAGCTATGTCAGCaagaacttcacgtgaatgttGGCAATTCTTTTGTAACGCGATCATTAAATTGTAA